GGGTGGAAGTTCATTTGCTGTGGATTTCGTGATCCAGAATCTGAACTATGTAACACTAGGACCCTATCTATTCTGCTTCTTGAAATGGAGTGAGAGTTCCTTTGCTGTGGATTTCGAGATCCGAAATCTGGATTACGTAATGATGCTAGGGCCCTATCTGTACTGCTTCTTGAAACATCAGAATGACTGGCAACTATTCTTGCTGGATTTTGATGCTGAACTTCTCTACTATTTAAGGCTCCAGCTGCTTTTCTTGCTTCTACTTCCTTAGGAAATAGAAGTTGAATTGTATTCCAAAGGACTGTGTTTACAGTACAAGATCTTCCACTGCTGCAAAAATCATGTGTTATCACCTCACACCAATTCTAAAAAGTTTGAAGTTTCGCAAACCTCAAATGAATAATTAGAAGTATCTCaatatttcaatttgtttgtctggtTTTGACTTGACACAGAGTTTGAGAAAgtacataaaacatttgaatctTATGGTCTTATGCTCTATGTATCgtcaaaaaagggaaaaaacattctttttgaaacagagcaacaagaaaagtaaaacaaacaaattgaaaggGAGGGAGTACCTGATAAGCTGTCTGCACTTGGGACATCGCGTCCCACATTTGTCAGCAGAAGATTGCAAACACTTCCTACAGAAACTATAGACATGATTGGGACAATAAGTCAGAACATATAACTGGAAATTTCTACAGAGTATTGTTCTATGAATCTGAGTTGATGTGAATGTCAATACCTGTGTCCACAAGGCGTGGTACTCGGCTCAAAACAAATCTCCAAACAGATCTGCAAATACAATTGAACAACACTATAAGATGAAATTGGAAATGTCAATAACAAGGCCATCAGAATCCAAGAATGAACACTCAAAATCTTACTGCACAAGAAAGTTCTTCACGAAGTAGATCGGTACAGAGAATGGCTGAACCAGAAGAGAAAACACAAGAGCCGTGTTCTTCTGATGCTTCAACTCCTTCCTTATCTCCTTTTCCAGTGAATTTTTGCTCTAGCTTCTTTTTCTCAGTTTCTGCTCAAAAGTGtaatgaaattattatattacttgTAAGTTGTAACATGTTGAGATTAAGATTTACTCATTAGATTTTGGCTATTAGAGAACCTAGAATGAAACTTTAGCATTGGAGAACCTTAAGTTTGTCTCAAATGGTTGAGGGCTTAGAATGCAACAGTtccaaaatcaaacaaaatggATGATAAAGGTTCATACATAAATTGGGACAGGCAGTAGTAGTAGTAGACCAGTAATTGTACATCTTTACAAATTATAACAGCAAAAAAATACAGATTTgagaaaagataaagaaaaccTGTTTTTGCAGAGTCATCATCATCGAGATCAATAAGAGCAATGCGTATGGAAGCAGGGCTAGTCTTCTGAGCCCTTCGTTTTCtaaaaagatcaaaactttTGAGACTTCCCAATCACCCAAGTAAAAGTATTTCTCAGAATTTAATCAAAGAAAGTTCAATTGACAGCTTAATTACCTTCTGGAATTCGTAGGCGGAGTCACAAAATGCTGCAGACCAGTAAGTTTCTTTTGTTTATGCTGGCGATCAGGAGTTTCTTCTACAACAAGACTAGCTATGAGAAGTGCTTCTTCGTCCCAACCCGCCATTGCAGCCACTGATTTGAATCTTGGGCTGAACAATGTCTCCCGTTTTTCTCCATTAAAGGTTTTCAGATTATGGGGACTCTTCCTCAACTCTTCATTCACCATTTCGTATTGAGATTACCCTCTGTTTCTTAGAACTTTGATTGCTCAGATTTGCTCCAGAGAAAATGGATACAGGTTTTTGGCATTAACGGTCAAGTATTTACAGTGCAACGGCTAGTTTTTCTCTATTTGTTTTTTCACGTTTTGTCCTTGTGGTTTAGGTTTTATCTCTAGTTTTAGTCCATCTATTGCAGTATTTAATACATTTTGGCCTTAGATTTTCActtttaacttaaaagttggtcaaatcaatttttaagtagtttttagcCCCGAAGagtttttggatattttaaaaaaataaagttaaaagaaaatccTTTAAGGCTTTCCattttataactataaaataattgaaatttgactttttaaaaattacttttaagcTAACAAACTTGTGCTCTCATAAGATCGAGTAATTATGTCGAGCCATAAAGTCCATTTTCATGAGAAAATCAATACTCGCATAACCGCGAACGCATCGTGTCATAGAGAGTGTTGCGGGTGGAGCGAATAAGCATGGAGTCTTACTTATGAAAACCTTTTTTGAAAATAGGATTTCTTGCAACAAGTTCTGCATGCAAAAATTTAACTTCTTTAACCTCCATCTGCAATTTTTGAGTGAAAATACAGTAgttttacaattattttttagaacatAACCTTTTTCGTTTTACAACCACGATGTTTAGGTTAGCTTGCGCATGTCGCAACTAATTGCATTGATACCTACTACTGAGCATCAATATCCCCTTCCCATAATTCAAAATCATAGTCCCTTTAAATTTTCCAAGGTTTGCCTATTACAAACAAACAATAACATACATAACTAAAGAGAATATGATGTACGCAGACCCTGTTTCTACTTTTGTTGGGTAGAAAAGTTGTTTCTAATAGACCCTGAACTCAAAAGAAGTTTAATCAAAGCCAAAAGGTTTGCCTATTATTGCCTAGTGAAAATGAAATTCAACTGCCAACAGCTAGCTGACATTCACCAGCAGATATGTTTTCTATGAGAAGCTTAATGGCCAGCAATGGTAAATTCAAAGAGTAAGGTCATTCGACATTGTGTGCCTTTATCCAGAAGATTATCTACAGAAACATTTCATGCCAAACATACATGTGATAATACAGACTAGAAGGAAAACTagatgcaaaaaaaataatcttaaagcTACCTGAAGAATGATGTTCATTCAATCTCATCACTTGTAAATCCAACAAAAAGAATACCAAATTAACTCCAGCTACTCCTGCACTTGCAGAATATAAAACCTTGAAGCGCTGTCACGCAATTCCATATGTACAGTCGTTGCATGGGAATCCAAATAGAGCCAGTATCCATCTGTTCACTGAGAGACCTGGGAAAGCAACTTTAAGGAAAGTATCATGGTATGAACAAACAAGGAGACGTGACTCATCCACCTCCTTTGAGACGATTCCCACCCTCGATTAGCATAGAGGTCAATGAAGTAACAGTGAGACATACACCAGTCTCTAGCCTGTGGATGAATTGGGAGTTATCCTATGAGAGACTAGCACTGCCTCATTGCTAGCAGCTTTCATTGCTGCAATCTCCTCTAACCGTTTCCAAGTCATTTCACGTTTTGTCATGTCCTCTTCTTCATGAGCCTGATCTTCTTCAAATTTGCGCAAACATTCTTCAAAGAGTTCAGGATCAACATCAGAGAAGATTTTGCGGACATTCAATGTCAAGCTTTGTACTGCCTGATTCCAGTGGCCTCTTGCATTCTTTTCCAAGGCAGGAAAGATAATTGGTAATATAACTTTACGATTTTGTTTGATTAGGTTCTCAACATGATCATTGTTCCACAGGAACAAAGCC
This window of the Solanum pennellii chromosome 2, SPENNV200 genome carries:
- the LOC107009516 gene encoding uncharacterized protein LOC107009516 isoform X1 translates to MVNEELRKSPHNLKTFNGEKRETLFSPRFKSVAAMAGWDEEALLIASLVVEETPDRQHKQKKLTGLQHFVTPPTNSRRKRRAQKTSPASIRIALIDLDDDDSAKTETEKKKLEQKFTGKGDKEGVEASEEHGSCVFSSGSAILCTDLLREELSCAICLEICFEPSTTPCGHSFCRKCLQSSADKCGTRCPKCRQLISSGRSCTVNTVLWNTIQLLFPKEVEARKAAGALNSREVQHQNPARIVASHSDVSRSSTDRALASLRNPDFGSRNPQQRNSHSISRSRIDRVLVLHSSDSGSRNPQQMNFHPISRSGIDRILALHCPDSGSQNAQLRNSHSMRRPNVRPSGTSSRNGDIRKSTRRESPPNQDEDAALALQLQREEHKETFRTRRTDEQYKNALALARANLRAMASTAINNIRVRGRGT
- the LOC107009516 gene encoding breast cancer type 1 susceptibility protein homolog isoform X2; amino-acid sequence: MVNEELRKSPHNLKTFNGEKRETLFSPRFKSVAAMAGWDEEALLIASLVVEETPDRQHKQKKLTGLQHFVTPPTNSRRKRRAQKTSPASIRIALIDLDDDDSAKTETEKKKLEQKFTGKGDKEGVEASEEHGSCVFSSGSAILCTDLLREELSCAICLEICFEPSTTPCGHSFCRKCLQSSADKCGTRCPKCRQLISGRSCTVNTVLWNTIQLLFPKEVEARKAAGALNSREVQHQNPARIVASHSDVSRSSTDRALASLRNPDFGSRNPQQRNSHSISRSRIDRVLVLHSSDSGSRNPQQMNFHPISRSGIDRILALHCPDSGSQNAQLRNSHSMRRPNVRPSGTSSRNGDIRKSTRRESPPNQDEDAALALQLQREEHKETFRTRRTDEQYKNALALARANLRAMASTAINNIRVRGRGT